Below is a window of Humulus lupulus chromosome 9, drHumLupu1.1, whole genome shotgun sequence DNA.
CCTCATTTTGAAGAGGATATGCTTGGCCTTGGCCTTCATTTTTCACTTTCTTCTTCAGCAGAGACGTGCTGAACCGAGGAGACGAGTTGGCAGAGTTCGGAAGACTACAGCTCAGAAACTTTGGCTTTCCAGGCAGAAGTGAAGTTGGTAACTCTAACAAGCCAGACTTCTTAGGAGATGATGTAACAACAGGCGATTCTCTTAGCGAAATCGGGTCAATTGAAATCTGCCTCTCCTTTTGCACGTTCTCATTCTTGGCCAAGCTTTTGGACTCTCGAATCTCTGCAAAACCATTTGCATAGTAATAGTTTTCATCATCTGGTTTGTGGTGTCTCTGGTTTGGGGCAGAAAATGCAGTGTCTGAAGGCGGAGGAGCCATGGAGATGTAGAGAATAAAAGAGTGATGATGAGGAAGAATAATAGTATGACAATGGTTTCAGGGTACTTAACTATTTAAAAGGATGAGCAAGACCCAGATGCCTAAAATACGTGGGATGCATTTTCATACCAAAAATGTAGTAGTGTCATCCATGTTTCTGTATACAAAGTTTAATATAAGAGTTTAACAAGGAAGGTAACTACTAAGCCATGATAAAAAACACTTCTTTATTGATTTTCAGTCTAATATTCTTTTGAGAGTTGACCTTCTTGCCTCATTGCACGTCTGCATATCAGCCAACACCCCTAGCagcatacataataaaataacaacaataatattaataaatagaATAGAATGTGCTTACTTCAACTTGTGCCATATAAAATTTGCTACATGCAAAAATGTAACAAGAAACTTATTTGACCAAACAAAGGCAATGAACTCTAAAAATCAATACATAAATAGAAACACTGAGCCCTTTATGCAAACAAGCAGctttctttattctttttttatAGAATGAGACAGGGACAATGATACACAAAATTTCATATTGCACAACTAATCATTCATATTCATACTAAGAAATACAGTAAAATCGATGGATGAATCCATTACAAGGTCTCTCTACTGGAGAGAGTTATAAAATAGAATCAATACAACCGAAACGCCAATGATGACTGGAAAAGCTGTGACTAAGTACAGTGCTCCATAGCCCTGCAAAAATTGAGAAACTAGTTAACAGCCTCCCTCAACATCAGTTTAtgcaaaaaaaaatgtttaactCAGGATTTTACCAAAGGAAGGCAACTAAAGTATAAGAAACTCGGGATTTAACCAAAGGAAGGCAACTAAAGTTTAAGAAACTAGTAGGGCCTGATCTCAAATACAATCATGCATAATATTATCAAAGGAAGTTAGTTTTCGGAGACAGCAAGAAATTTAGAGAAGATTGAATGGTGTAaattttacttttaaaaaaaaaaaagcatgggAGTTGCAAATATGGGATTCTGTTTCTGTTTTTTTTATTACATCATTAATATATTACTATCCTCTTTAGGTGGGGGAGGGATTGAACCCAAGACCTCCTCCAAGAGAGGATAGGTGTGAATTAGGCTAAGCCTAGGACCACTGGATTCTGTTTCTGCATagtgaataaaaaaaataggacTAAATAAACTACAAAATAAAAGTTTTAAACAATTTTTCTGCCCAAGGCAAAATAAAATAGTTTTTAACATAGAAACCTTTGAAGGTTATGTATTATTGGGACGAGGCTCAAAGTGGGGGCCTGGCACAATTGCTTAAGTTGCACAAGAtaccaaatataaaattataataaatactaATATAAGGATTATAAAGGCTAGTAATTCACTCTTTTTTATCATGCTATTAATAAAAATGAGTATTTCTGAACATGATTGTAATGTAATGGTGTTTTTCGATTAATACTGATAGAATCTCATCTCATTGTATGTGTTACTAAATTGGCAGTAGAAAACAGTGTCACAGCTGTTGTTAGTTAACCCCAATGTTGGCAAAATAGAAGTATCAAGTTCTGAGGAGAAAGGTATTAGTAACTAACCAAAGCTGCAGGCACTTCTGTCTCTTCCTTGGCATCACCATCTTCAATCTCAGCAGCTGTATCCCACTCCATGTTGAGTCTCCTAGCAGCCTCTCGAGGATCAATACCGGTATCTGTGGCTTTAGCATATAGGGATTTGCTAGGTTTTTTCTTTTCTGCTTCAACCTAAACAAGGAACAGtgtaaaaaaaagttaaaatggCATGTTCATAAACCATGACAAAGAAGCAGCGAGTCATTTGGAAAGTAAACTTGTTACTAAAAGAGATGGATAAGAACTTTAGTACAGAACATTCTTTCATGTGAGTCAGTCTGCATCGTATATAGTATGCCAACATTTTCAGCTAAATACAAAAAGACTTCCAGTATCATGCAAGAGTTTGTCTGACTTAGTTACAGTCAGTACAAGgtttaattattttcttattaggTATGTTATGGTTCAGTGACGAGTCTTCTGTATAATTATTAAGCTCAAGGCTGACATCAAGAACAGTAACTTGGTTGTCTTTAAAGAAGAGCTCAAGAGCAAAACTAATGAACATAAAAGTTCTGACTCCATAAAAGAAAATTACAGAATAAACTCCGTAAAAGAAGATTAAGGAACAAGTAAACGCTCCCACTTCAGAGAAATCAACCAACATCATAAAGTTGCCCAACATGGAAATGTTCAGATAGTACTTATCATCTTGACACATTGGAACTTTAAGTTTGGTGGTCAATAAGTTCAACTAGGGGCATATTGGCCCCTTGTTCAAAGAACTTGATTTCTAATAATTTATTTACAAATACATACATCTATTATGTTTCATAAGAAACAAAAAGCTTATATCAATAGTGAAGAGATAATGCAAAAGGGGAGAAGGAGAGCAAGGAGTCCTCCAAACAGATAAcagaacaaaagaaacaaaatcaatttcaaagAAGATTGCATGAGTAAAAATAGTCTGGCCATTTTAAAGTTGAAATTTagcatttccaaaaatcaaaCATATGGATGATCTCTTCTCTTCTTACAAAGAGAAAATCCTAATTCTACTAAGCTTAATAAGAATTATACCTCAAGATTGGGCCATTGAATCATTTCTTCTGCAAGCAGGCGAAGAGCAACACGATTTTCTGGTATTTTTCCTTCATTCACCTAATAAACCAAGAATTTCAACAAGAAAGAAAGACGGAACACATTTTCAGTATTTTTCAAATGAGAAAAATAATTATCCTATCTGTGCATGCATGATGATTAACaacaaatcaatataactttcaAGATACATATATAATTAGGGAAGTTTTAGAGACCTTAACATTACACTAAACCCATCTCATCAATTTTCAGTTTTTATATATCATCATACCTGCCTTTAGTACTTTATAGTTGTTAAAGGACCACTATAAAGTACCAAGAATGTTGTTAAACTATCATCCGTACATGTTTTGTACATGCTACTTCCtaaatttatttgttattagAGATATAGCAGCATACATAAGAAAGGAGTCAAGATTCTTattatgagttcaaattgaagcAGGCACCCTTCAAGATCAAATTTGATATTGTTGAAGAACCAAAGCTAAAACCAGCTGGGCCAATGTACACTACAGGCATATTGTGTTACAGGAAATGAAAATAAACTAAACAGAGCTTTGTACACATGTTGTGTTCCACAAGAAGAAATAACTCAAGAAAGTGAAGGTAGTATAGTGAGACATGTCATGGGCTGAAAAGCAAGCAACTtgagattgattattgataaggtAAAGATAAATTGAAGGAAAGAAGTTACTTCTTCCAAAACGGCAGCTAAGTCCTCCCTTGTGGGGCCATCTTGTTCTTCGATGCCAAGCAGTCTCCTGCGCTCAACATCTCTTGGGTCTTCAATCATGATGGTCAGCTTAACCTACAAATTCAAACGGAATTGACTGGTATTTGAATGAATTTAAGAAAATGGGCTAACTCTGAAAGACCAAGTAAGGAAGTTTTTCATCTCATACCTCACTAAACAACATGTCCCTGTTCTTGCGGAGAAGCTCTAACACCTGAGAAAGAGAGTGAGCTTAAGAGAGTAAGCACAGCAGTAAAGAGCTAGCAAAAAGGCGAATCATCAATCATGAAAGATACCCTTTTGATTTGGCCCACGTATTCGAGGTCTTCAGGGTCGGCATCAGCTGAAACTGAAGTCGAAGTCGAAGTCGAAGCTGTGTCTTCCCCAGTGGCGAGAACGAGGGAAAGTCTTCTCTTTGGGTGTTGGAGAGAGAGATTGCTACGTCTGCAAGGAGACGAGGAGAGTCGACCCCCATTGAAAATGAGAGCTCTTCTCTGTGATGATGAGGAAGACGAGCTAGAAAATGAGAGTGGCAACGGTTGAAGAAGCTGAAGCACTTGCATTTGGGATTGGGTACCCATTTTCTCCCTTCAAAAAGTAAGTAATTAtcaattcatatatatatttttgtatattaaaAGTGGCTTCTTTTGGACCGTTGGATGCGGAGAATGGCCTATCTACTTAAATAAGCAAATCGTAAATATCTCATTTTTAAGCAAATCGTAAAAAAAGACACTCCCGACCCACCTCGAAAGTTTCTGTTATTTCTTAGAGTAATTCACTGAAGAGCAATGGGTCGGCCAAACTCCCCAGAAAGAAGCAATAGGTTCGTCACAATTCCATTTCTTAGAGTAAATATTGCTCCTTTGACGCTGAGTTAGTTGCCGCTGCATGTCGTTGTTAATGCTTTTGAAGTGTTTGATGAAAGTCCTGACTGAAACAAATAAAGAACAATGAAGTGATTTCAGCTCACTTTTTTGGGTTCATCTATATTGTGCGAACTGAATTCACTGTCTTTCTTCATGTTAATGAATTACTTTCCCATTTCTGCTAATTAAGTAAGCCTTAGTCAACTAATCACAGCTTCTTTATACGCTTAGTAAGTAGTTTCTTATCAAAGCCTAATTTGATCattgtgtgtgtgagagagaccACGCCAAATTTGATCAGTATTGGTTGTCTTGTTTAACTTACGATTCATCTTATACAGGCAGCAAAGGATCAGGCTACACTAAATGCAGTTTGTCTTTGGTAAGTTTTGGTTCAGATGGAACACTAACAAAGGTGAGTTCATTGTGCATTATATAGAAGAACATTCAGCATGTCCTTTTCACCGATATGATATTCTATTATTGTTTTAGCTGAAATATACTTTCTTGTTTTTGAGTTGAGGCTAGTAAATCTCTTAAAGCTTTCGACTTTGAAATAATTAACATACTGCAGATTGTTttgagaaaagagagaaagaaaaaaaacagaaaCCTACGTGTTTTGTCAATGATGAACAAGTACacagaaaaagaagagaaaaatgtgagattttattattttagtttGATTAGAATAACTAAGAAACATATTCCTAGACAGAAGTAGTTGAATTTGATTATCAAGCAATCTCCAATGAATAATTGTTAGACTATACTCTATTGTAATGTCTGTTGGATGTCATTTTCAGATGTGCTGTGTTCATCAATAAATACATCATTACAAGAACATGACTAGGTGGTTTCTATTCACTAAGGTTGGAACCTCTGATTTTCTCTGTAAATCTCAATCCGGATATAGTTACCAGCAGAAGTTTAGTTTGGTGAATGTAAAGTTGAAATGGGTGAAAGATGGGACACTTGATGCTGTTGTGACTGTTGATAAGGATCTCAAAGCAGCATGCACTCTTGTTACCCTTATATCCTCTGCACCTCAGCGTAAGCTTCCTATATATCACCTCGCCTGTCATCGTGGACAACTCGGTCTCCCTGTTGATCTCAAACTCTCAACCTTCCTCAGGAGATACCCTTCCATTTTTCTCGAGTCACATGTTCTCGACACTGGAGGAACTCGTGTCCCTTGCTTCAGCTTAACCCGCGAAGCTCTAGAACTACGCGAAGAAGAACTCCACATCCTTGAGCAAAATCAGAGTGATTTTCTTACTAGGCTCCGCAAACTCTTCATGCTCACCAGAAACTGGACCCTTCCTTTACAAACCATAGACCAGTTGAGATGGGATTTTGGATTGCCATATGATTATCGCCGTACTTTTATTCCTCGTCACCCTGACCTGTTCTCTTTTGTCCACCTTCCTGATAAACGAGACGGCTTGAAGCATAAGATATGGGATGATGACCTTGCTGTGTCGGAACTGGTTAGGAATTCTGCTCCACAACAACAGGAAGAAGACCTGAAGAGTGGCTGCTTAGCCTTTCCAATTGGATTCACTAGGGGTTTCGGGCTCAAGAGAAAATGCATGGAGTGGTTGAAAGAATGGCAGAAGCTGCCATATACTTCCCCATACATTAACACGTCCCATTTGGATCCACGTACTGATGTGTCTGAGAAGAGAGTTGTTGGAGTCTTTCACGAGCTTCTTCACCTCACTCTGCAAAAGAAGACCGAGCGCAGGAATGTGAGCAACCTCCGCAAGCCACTGGCTCTTCCCCAGAAGTTTACTAGAGCGTTTGAGCGCCATCCGGGCATTTTTTACATATCAAAGAAGTGTGACACTCAAACTGTGATTCTCAGAGAAGCCTATGACGGTGGCCAGCTCTTGCACAGACATAGGCACCCGCTGCTCGAAATCAGGGAAAAATTTGCAGCCATGCTTAGAGAAGGGCTACTAGACAGAAGCAAGGGCTTGTACAAGAAAAGTAGAAGAGTTGTTGTGGAAGAGGACTCGTCCAAGTATGTATCTGATGGTGAATTCAGCTGTGGTGGATTAAGTTCTGAATTGGAGTTTGACACTCATGAGTATTCATCAAAGAACAATCAAAGTTATTAGATTTGATCTCAAAACAAAGATATagatgtgtgtgtgtgtgtgtagacAAATTTGGTGAGATGTCAATTCTTCTGAGATGATCAATTCGGACCTAATTATGTCATGAATTGGCTTTGGACAGTCTGTCTAGATGGGGAAGTTTACTTGTCATGAACAAACAAGGTTATAGATATTACTTGAAACACTTCAAAATAATAAGTCATTTGTTTTCATTTGGACTTGTgtacaataattaattaaatattaaatattcggaagaaaattttatctttttaagtattaaatatgctattaaaagtaataaaaatataatatttaatcaacaaaaaaaagtaatattttttagaataaaaatgtaagcaaaaattaatttatattgaaGCAATACacttttgaaatatattttttcttaataaaactaataattatttttatagaaaatattgatgcatgttgataatTTCAAagttaattatatttttagtttgaaataatattatttatattcatatttatcattaacaaacaattaaaaaaatatcagcAAACagatctaaatatatatatatatatatatttttttaaatctaaaattatgttcatatttttcttaaaaaaaggCATATACCTATTACctaattttaaactaaaaaattctcaaaatatataaatatatgtatgtacATATATGGAAATTACACCACCTATAAGCTTTTTTTGCCACtaaactatttattttgtttaaatttctatgattttatttatttatttttttgataaataaaattttattggtTTCAAAAAGGCAAACATGCCAAAGAGACATACAGATAATGGTCTACAAATCTGGCCAAAAGCAAATTGGTAAACGTGGCCACCAAACTTTAGTCTCTTCCATGGACAGGGCTAGGTTTGCTAAATAGTGAGGTACACTATTATGAGTTCTGTTACAATGTCTAATAGAAAAAGAAACCAATTTACCACTAAGCGAAATGATGTCTTGAAGAATCATACCAAACTCTGAGACACAAAcaattttattacaaattgcctGACACACTCTAAGGCAGTCCAATCGAACAACTACCTTAGAGTAACCCAGGCATAGGCATAAAAGAGAGGCTCTAAAGCACAGCATACGCTTCAGCCAAATGTGGTTTCATGGTGGAGGGAAAAGGTGAGGTCGAGGATGCTAGCACCCTTTCGTTCTTATCATATAAAACAGCTCCCAATCCCACCTTCATTCGCTCTTCatcaaaaaataaacaaatagtaTCCTCATCCATATGACTGGCTTGAGTCTCAACTTGATCAGGAATACTATTAGTGGTGTCCacgttgttgacgccgtttttcgtcaacttgaaaatGACAACTATTAAACAAGAATATACCAGAGGAAGTGAAATAAAATGATGAAAACAAGATGTTTTTActtggttcagcagttaaaaatcTGCCTAGtacacgagtctatattattagttcTTTGGAGTTTCCTGAAAACTTTCAGAGAacagttgcccagagttttctctccaaatctcaatctttcagtcctttacaaatggagtttccttctctatttatagagaatgtcagaattcgttcccacatatttcgggaagatattctctgaatcaaataatataatgcaaaTAAATACATTATTTACTACGTATGCGGtaatatcccataaaatgtgggatttaataacaatatcacattagatcccttaaacattgggaaGTTATAACAATAAATGCATTCACACGTAACCAACTAGCTTAGATACTAGGTTTATTATGCCTTCGAGATTATTTGTCAATCACGAGCTCGCCATTCTTGCTTCGCCTTTACTCCCAACAAGTTATTAATGGAGTCATCATATTCAAGCTTATGCTTATCGAGCTCGGATCATCTTGCCTGAGGGAAAGAGATACATCAGGAAATATATACAAGTATTGAACCATTTGCTGTTGCGAGCTTACCT
It encodes the following:
- the LOC133802160 gene encoding ycf3-interacting protein 1, chloroplastic; translation: MGTQSQMQVLQLLQPLPLSFSSSSSSSSQRRALIFNGGRLSSSPCRRSNLSLQHPKRRLSLVLATGEDTASTSTSTSVSADADPEDLEYVGQIKRVLELLRKNRDMLFSEVKLTIMIEDPRDVERRRLLGIEEQDGPTREDLAAVLEEVNEGKIPENRVALRLLAEEMIQWPNLEVEAEKKKPSKSLYAKATDTGIDPREAARRLNMEWDTAAEIEDGDAKEETEVPAALGYGALYLVTAFPVIIGVSVVLILFYNSLQ
- the LOC133802157 gene encoding protein WHAT'S THIS FACTOR 9, mitochondrial; amino-acid sequence: MTRWFLFTKVGTSDFLCKSQSGYSYQQKFSLVNVKLKWVKDGTLDAVVTVDKDLKAACTLVTLISSAPQRKLPIYHLACHRGQLGLPVDLKLSTFLRRYPSIFLESHVLDTGGTRVPCFSLTREALELREEELHILEQNQSDFLTRLRKLFMLTRNWTLPLQTIDQLRWDFGLPYDYRRTFIPRHPDLFSFVHLPDKRDGLKHKIWDDDLAVSELVRNSAPQQQEEDLKSGCLAFPIGFTRGFGLKRKCMEWLKEWQKLPYTSPYINTSHLDPRTDVSEKRVVGVFHELLHLTLQKKTERRNVSNLRKPLALPQKFTRAFERHPGIFYISKKCDTQTVILREAYDGGQLLHRHRHPLLEIREKFAAMLREGLLDRSKGLYKKSRRVVVEEDSSKYVSDGEFSCGGLSSELEFDTHEYSSKNNQSY